CCGCGCGTCATGGAACGGGGCACGGCATCTGCCCCGACGGGCAAGCGGGCTAGCAGGCGGCATCATCACGAACGCGGGCGAAAATGGAGGGGAGGGATCGCCCGCGTCAGGCCCAGCGGCGCAAATCCGGCAGGGCACCCGCGCGCCCCGGCGAGTCGTTGGCGAAATCCTCCACCGCGCGCGAAACGCAGCGCGTGGGGACGGCTCACGCGGCGAAATGCCCCCACCCGACACACCAGGGCCGCACGGGGCCAATTCGCGCCCTCGGCCGGCGCGTTTCGTTACGCCAGCGGCGCGGCTGCTCGCGGGTCGGCGCGAAACCCCGGCAACGGCTGGAGGTGCGCCCCTACGCGCCGCGAGGTCCGTCCGACTGAGACGCAGCAGAGTGGGGCCGGGGGAAAGCGCGCCATCCCCGTGGGCGCGTTTCCGAATCCGGAAACGGCGCGAAACGGGCCGCGCGGCGCCATCTAGCCGGAGGACGCGCCCGCCGTAACGCACGCGCGAAATTGCGCCGCTGCATCGCCGCACGGCGCGAAACGTTTCGCGCCGTGCGGCGCAATTACAAATCACCATTTCGCGCCTCCTGCGGCACAATTGCAGATGGCGAAATGATTTGCTCCAAACGGCGAAGCTCCGGCGCGAAACTGTCTCCTTTAGAGTGCGAAAATACATGCTCGATACGGCGAAACTCCCGCCATGTGGGGAGAGCAGTGTTTGAGGTAGGTGTTTGACAATTGTTTGTCTTATGCGAGAAAATTAGTGGACGCAGTGAGGCTGCGGGGTGCCTTCCACTTGGAAGGCGGGCCCTCGGACGGAGAAAACTCCGACGCTCGGCACTCCTCACTACGGACACCGCCAGGACGCCCCACGGGGCATCCAGACGCCATCAGGTCGGCACCCATGAAGGACACAAACGAGGACACCAGCAACACCCAGCATCCCCCCGCCATGGACAGCGGCACCGAATCCACGTTGCTGCGGGAGATCCACCATGAACTCCGTAGGCTGCGGGAGGCCGTGGGTGTGATTCAGGCTCGCATCACCCAAGCGGCCCCTATCCAGGCCGCCCGCGCCGTCACCGTGGACGCGGCAAGGGCCCTTCTCGGCTGTGGGCGCTCCCAGGTCTTCGCACTCCTCAAGGCTGGCGCGCTGAGCCGCGCCCCCAAGGTGGGCAAAACGGCCATGGTGACGATGGAGAGCATTGAAGCACTCCAGGAGCGCTTCGGCCGCGAGCCAACCCCCAAGCTCAAGCGGCAACCCGCCCGGAGCACTTCCACCGGGCGGGAGACACGGGACGCGATTCTCAGAATGCTGCGGCAGCCTTGAGCGGCAGCACTGCCGGATCCTCGGGATGCTCCAGCCGGAGCGGCACCTTGATCATGGGCGGCACCGCAACGTTTTCGTAGAAGCGCTTGGTGGTCGCGGGCGACGTGTGCCCCACCACGGCGGCAATGGCAGCAAGCGGCAGCCCTCCCGATTTGGGCCGCACTTCCTGGCCGCATTCAGAAGCCCAGGTGACAAAGCTGTGCCGTAGTTCCCCAAAGCGCACCAACTCCATGCCCAGGGACTTGCAGGCCCGTCGCACCACGCGCCGGATGTGGCTGTCCACAGGCGCAGCACCGCGCGCCTGGAGCCGTTGCGCTGCCGCGAGCGCTTGACGGTCGATGCTCTGGACGTGAACACGCCCGCTCTTGTGGACGAACCGAAGGGTTGCGGCGATTTCGCCCGGCTCTTTCAACACCGTGATCTTGCCCTCGCCTTGGGCAAGCCGCTCAATCTCCGTGCCGTGCATCCCCGTCTTAGCGTGGAGGCACAGCACGTCGCGCACGCATTGAACGTCCGTCACCCGGCGCGTGGCCTCCTGGTCGAAGTTAGTGAACTCCCAGCCGGTGATAGCGCGGTAGAGCCGTTCAATGGTTTCGATGCTGTAGCCCTTTTCACGCACCGACTTTTCGGGACGGCTGACGGGCACCTTGAGGGAAATGGTGGCGTCCTCCGCCACCGTCAACGTGCCCTCTTCCTCGCGCAGCCACGCGCAGAACGCCTTGAGGGCCGTCACCCGGTTCTTGCGCGCGGTGGGCTGCCGGTTCAACTCGCGTAGGAGGTCCTGGAGGGTGACGGTGTGCAAGTCGCGGCCCGAGAACGCTTCCGCCCACGCAGCCAAGTAAAAGCCAACGCTGCTCACGTAGCGCTTCGTCGTGCCCGCGCGCCGCATGAAGTCCAGGTAGCGACCCACGGTCGGCGCGTCCAGGTAGACGGCGGATTCTTGCTTGAGCTTCTGGGCTTCGCCCTTGGTGCGGTAGCCCTCGGGATCGCGCATGAAGAGGGCCAGCTCGGCTTCGGCTTCCGTCTCGCTGCGGGCGTCGAGGTGGACCGTGTACGTCTTGCCCGCGACCATCTTGCGCAGCACGTACACCGGGCGGCCGTCCTTCGCCGTGAACGTGCGCCCGCCCTGCCATTTGCCTGTCCAGACCTTGCCGCTACCCATGCAGAAAGACTCCAGTTTGGTCCAATTTCGGTCCCAACTGACCGGATTTGGTCCCTGGAGTCAAACCGCGCCCCCTCGACTGGAGGGGGCGCGGCTCAAGGCGGTGGGTTGCTTCTTGTGGAGGCGGAGGGAATCGAACCCGCGCCTTCACCCGGGCGCGCGCAGCGTGTCGGCCGCCCGGCGCAGGTCTTCCTCGAAGTGGATGCGCGCCTGGGCCCGCGCCCGCTCGTCTGGCATTCGCAGGAGCGCCGAGGGATGGAAGGTCGCCATCCACGCCTTCGCCCACGGCGTTTCGAAGACCTGTCCCCGGCTCAGGTTGATGCGGAAGCCCAGCCCCAGGAAGGACTGCGCCGCCGTGGCCCCGAGGCAGAGGATCATCTTCGGCTTCACCTGCGCCACCTCCGCGTCCAGCCACGCCTTGCACGCGAGCACCTCGCTTCGTCCGGGCTTCGCGTGCAGGCGCTGCTTCTCCTCACCCGCCTCCCACCCGAAGTGCTTCACCGCGTTGGTGACGTAGAGCTGCTCGCGGTCCAGGCCCACCTGCGCGAGCACCTGGTCGAGCAGCTGGCCCGCCGGACCGATAAAGGGCTTGCCCACCCGGTCCTCCATGTCTCCCGGTTGCTCGCCCACGAGCATCAGCCGTGCTCCCACCGGCCCCTCTCCGAACACCGTGCGCGTGGCCCGTTCATGCAGCGGACAGGCCCGGCAGCCTTGTGCGGCCTGCGCGAGCGAGGCGAGGTCCCGGTGCTCGGGGAGGAAGCGGCTTGACTCGGAGAGCTCCAACTTCGGGCTCACCATGCGCGAGGTGCGCGCGGGCGCCTGGCGCACCAGCTCCGGAATGAGCCGGGTCTCCGGCAGCGTGGCCCAGTGCTTCTTGGGCATCTCCGCTCGCATGGCCCGTACGTTGAGCCGCGCCGGGTTGAAGGTCGACGCGTAGTACGTCCCCCACATCTCCTCCAGCGCATCTCCCTCGGGGGCTTGCGAGCGCGGCACTCCCGGCCCATACGTGAGCTGCTCCAGGTCCCAGGACACGCTCGCGTCCGGCGTGAGGATGCTCCAGCGCATGGAGGGGAAGCGCCTCGCGAAGAAGGGCGCCACGTGGCGCACGATGAGGTGCTCGGGCCGGTGCCACGCGATGAAGAACTCCTCGCCGTCACGCTCCACCCGCCGGAAGCGCACGAAGGCCTTCATCTTGTGCGCGTCTCGCTTGACGGCCTTGGCCAGCGTGAGCACGCGGTACACGTCCGCGTCGCTCTCCACCTCCAACAGCTTGCGCTCCCCGTGCGTCAGCCGCCACAGCACCCGGTAGAGCAGCCCCCAGCGCTCGGGCGCGCGGTGGTACGCCACTTCTTCCGCCAGCTCCAGGAACGCCGGAGGCACCGACAGCGCCGCCATGGGATCACTCGCGGGCACCACGTCCGGCGCGAGCAGCGAACCCTGTCCGCGCCCCTCCTCGGTGAAGAGCACCTGATCCGGGGACACGCCCCGGGCGAGCAGGCCTCGCGCGGCGGTCCGGAACGAGTCCAGCTCCGGCCCCACCTCCACCCGCATCAGAGCTCTCCGGTGAGCGCTTCTCGCGCGGAGGTGAACAGCGAGAGCTGGGTGGCGGGCGGCGTCACCCGCTCGGTGAGCCGGGCGGAGTCGATGATCCCCGTGGGCCGGTGGTCCGCCGTCACG
The sequence above is drawn from the Corallococcus sp. NCRR genome and encodes:
- a CDS encoding site-specific integrase; the protein is MGSGKVWTGKWQGGRTFTAKDGRPVYVLRKMVAGKTYTVHLDARSETEAEAELALFMRDPEGYRTKGEAQKLKQESAVYLDAPTVGRYLDFMRRAGTTKRYVSSVGFYLAAWAEAFSGRDLHTVTLQDLLRELNRQPTARKNRVTALKAFCAWLREEEGTLTVAEDATISLKVPVSRPEKSVREKGYSIETIERLYRAITGWEFTNFDQEATRRVTDVQCVRDVLCLHAKTGMHGTEIERLAQGEGKITVLKEPGEIAATLRFVHKSGRVHVQSIDRQALAAAQRLQARGAAPVDSHIRRVVRRACKSLGMELVRFGELRHSFVTWASECGQEVRPKSGGLPLAAIAAVVGHTSPATTKRFYENVAVPPMIKVPLRLEHPEDPAVLPLKAAAAF
- a CDS encoding UdgX family uracil-DNA binding protein (This protein belongs to the uracil DNA glycosylase superfamily, members of which act in excision repair of DNA. However, it belongs more specifically to UdgX branch, whose founding member was found to bind uracil in DNA (where it does not belong), without cleaving it, appears to promote DNA repair by a pathway involving RecA, rather than base excision.), which produces MRVEVGPELDSFRTAARGLLARGVSPDQVLFTEEGRGQGSLLAPDVVPASDPMAALSVPPAFLELAEEVAYHRAPERWGLLYRVLWRLTHGERKLLEVESDADVYRVLTLAKAVKRDAHKMKAFVRFRRVERDGEEFFIAWHRPEHLIVRHVAPFFARRFPSMRWSILTPDASVSWDLEQLTYGPGVPRSQAPEGDALEEMWGTYYASTFNPARLNVRAMRAEMPKKHWATLPETRLIPELVRQAPARTSRMVSPKLELSESSRFLPEHRDLASLAQAAQGCRACPLHERATRTVFGEGPVGARLMLVGEQPGDMEDRVGKPFIGPAGQLLDQVLAQVGLDREQLYVTNAVKHFGWEAGEEKQRLHAKPGRSEVLACKAWLDAEVAQVKPKMILCLGATAAQSFLGLGFRINLSRGQVFETPWAKAWMATFHPSALLRMPDERARAQARIHFEEDLRRAADTLRAPG